The Nycticebus coucang isolate mNycCou1 chromosome 10, mNycCou1.pri, whole genome shotgun sequence sequence tcactgagccacaggcgctgccctattttaactttttttaataaagtttttataGGCCACACATTCCACATGCTAAATCTTTTTTCAGAACAAGGGTTTGAAAATTTAACCCCAGTAACTAATGAGTTAAAAGTCAAATCAAGATTAAAATGAGACCTCTAGATGTTAATTAAAAACCTTGCCAGCTAAAATAGTATTCAAAGGAAATCTTGTAGCCTTAAAAAATTCCaatttaaaagagattttttaaaaaatcaacattaagCACctatattctattaaaaaaaaaaacaaaatacacacacatacaaacatataaTAATGAAATGCACTTGTGAAttaggaaaaaagcaaataaaaccaagagaaaaaattttgaaacaaaattataatgagtGTGTCTCCTTTGAATCaatttagagaaatgaaatggtttaaaaataaactatgaaacaCCAAAGACAGGTAAACAAAACACACTGAATTAGTAATTGATCAGTTTTAAAATCCTCTTTTTATCCCATACTTTAATGTCTCTGGAATTGGTATTTATCTTATGTATTATAGATTAAATTTGCATGACTTTAAAACTTAGTGGTATATTGAAAATGGTATATCTTACAACATGGGACATCTAGATTTAATGAAATATTGtatttcagtttgtttttaatcattcCTATTGCACACCttttttagaaatttagaaaattaatccAATTCTCTCATTATAAAATGTACTGATGCTTATTTATTTTCACCTTTTGTTCTACTTTCTTAAGCAAAATGTGCTCAAATGCAAGAATATTTCCTCAAGGGGTCTACCCTAGTATAAAGAAGTATAGAACAGAAACCTCTGATAGCTTTGGCTAGAgggatttattttttcccctagcTTTCCTAGATATACTTTTTTCACTGTATCCCTTATATACTAACCACTTCTATACCTTGTTGAGTTGATTCAAGTGATTTAAACCCTTCTTCTAacacagcagttctcagcctgtgggtcgagacccacaggaactgtattaaagggcagcagcattaggaaggttgagaaccactgttctaacaGGTGCATCTTAGAGATATATGTGTGTTGactatcccttatctgaaatggtTGGGACCAGAAGTGCTTTGAATTTcaattgtttttggattttggaatatttgcattgtaCTTACCATATTAGCATGTCtaatcaaaaactttaaaatccaAAATCCTCCATTAAAAATTTCCATTGGACATGATCATTAACATTCAAAAAGTTTTAGGTTTTGAAACATTTCACATTCAGATATTCAAATAAGGCATATTCAACCTGTAATCTGTAAAATCCCTAGACCAATGGTCTTTTGTCACTCATAATGTTcacttatctttattttctataatagccactgtatttttattttttgcagagaagcagcttgtaatatttgtttgttttgtcaagacacagttctaccctatgccctgagcaatggtgtcatagctcactgcaacctcagactcaggctgtgggcatcctgctgcctcagcctccaaagccactgggattacaggcgctcgctgcggTGCCAGGCtgggtttttcagtttttgtgatgagtcggggtctcactttCACTCAGAcaagctttgaactcctgagctcaggcattcctcccacctcaacctcccacagtgctgggattacaggcatgagcaccctGCCAGCCAGTTTATAATTATTAACCtagcatttttcatttaaaattatttcatctttattttaacttttgcatTACCCTTGGGAGTTTTGttgtattctttttccaatttcttggGTTATGTAGtttctttattcataatttctttaatattctaACATATGAGTGGATTTAGAGCAATACAATTTCCTCTGTATATGATTAGGTCCTCAGGTTTCTGTGTAGCCAACTCACTGacacttatttcaaaaataagtgcaattttttttttcaagacagtctcactttgttgccctcagtagagtgtcatgacgtcacagctcacagcaacctcaaactcttggcctcaagcaatcctcttgcctcagcctctcaagtagctaggactacaggcagctcCCACAATATcccgctatttttagaaatggtgtCTTGCTCCAGTTTAGGCtcttctccaactcctgatctcaggcaatccacccacctcagcctcccagagtgctaggattacgggcatgagccactgagcccggcctaGCAAGtgcaattttagtttttattttatgtagatgGGTACTGAACtagtattcatatttttataaggGGTCTACTATAGTTTTATTTCTACCCTAttatgaattttatggtatgtctGCCTCATCACACAttataatctcattttttttggATATAGTATACTCATTCAACAAGAATGCATGTTCATCAAATTAGtcctatatttatttaaatgaatgtCTGTGAGGTCTTTAATTGTTGAGTAAGGTATGCATCATGGTTAAAGTTTTTCCATTAATAGTAAGAATCAACCTTGAGAAGATAATAACAATGATGGTTGCTAATTATATTAACCAAGCATTTATTATGTCATAGGCACAATTATAATGTCCATACAAGATTCTGAAGTTGTCATTATACCCACATTaccataaatacatttaatatgcATATAAAAGTACATAGAAGAGTAAGTAAGTTGATTATCATTGAAAATGAACTGAGGTTGGGGATGTTGGTCAAAGGGAAGGATAGCTTTATCTGTAATGTATAAATCTTTCTTATGCAATAGTGACCCACACATTATTTCTGAAgtgaacaataaataaatgacacaTTCAAAAGGAGCCATCAAAGCAACTATTTATAATAACAACTTTCAATATTTGACAAAATAAGAGTTTGGTATAGACAGGTGACTACTATAAAGCTGATAAAATAGTAacatatttataaagaatattaagTGCAGGTTAGGGTATAGCATAATCTATACCttgtttccaaaaaaatgagATAGTGATAAAGGGGTTTTCCCAAAAGTTTGACAGTATAGGCAatccccaagttataaacatctgactgatgtatgACTCATACTTAGGAATCGAGGCTTTTATAGGTCACAGGTTAATTTACCTATTTCaacttacataaaaattcaacttaagaacacaCCTACAAAACCTATCTCATTTATAACTCAAGGACTGCCTGTAATTATATCCATTTCATTGTTCTTATCTGCATTATTGAGGGAAAATTGccaaaatgaagaatataaacttaataaaagaaaaataaaacaatcttccAAAACAAAAAGTACAGGTCCATCAGATAATAAAGGACACTTAAAAATAATAGTCACTTAATGTAATTAAGGAGAGACAGATActtacatataaatttaaaaaacactgatGATATGCAACattttaatgaacaaaatataaCTTGCCATCAAATTGTCAGTGAAAAAAAACATACAGGAAAcaagattattaaaaaaatggtgttaggggcggcgcctgtggctcagtgagtagggcgctggccccatatgccgagggtggcaggttcaaacccagctccggccaaaactgcaacaaaaaaatagccgggcgttgtggcgggcgcctgtagtcccagctactcgagaggctgaggcaagagaagtgcgtaagcccaagagttagaggttgctgtgagccgtgtgatgccacggcactctacccgaaggcggtacagtgagactgtctctacaaaaaaaaaaaaaaaaaaaaaatggtgttagGATGAGAATTGGgagaaaaaagatgaatttaGACTTAATAAAGTGTTTTAATATGGATCAGTAATCTGTATATTACACATGAAAATTAaacgatttttaaaaaattagcagggttaACTCAAAAGTGAATTcttcaatgtttaaaataaagccaaaaatacaatgtatttttttcattgttaccattcACAACTATGAAGTTTCCGAAAGTAATGAAAGAATTAGTGTAGATaaaaatctctaaatatttttattcatttttttctatgatttctCTTAGGCTAACTATGATGTACAAATTAGGCATTTTGTATCTTAATTAGTAGAGATTTTCACCACTGCAAATTTTCTTATGTAATCTGTTGAAAACCATCCTTATCACATAATTTAAATTGAGTTTCCAATTCACACAGCTTCTCACCATTATGACTTTTCTTATACTGCTGAAAGCTTGAACCCCTCCCACAAGCTTTCCCATATTCCTTACATTCATAACGTTTCTCActagtatgaattctctgatgttgagtAAGGTGAGAACTACTACGGAAAGCCTTCCCACATtgcttacattcatagggtttctcaccagtgtgTATTCTCCGATGCCGACTAAGAGCTGAGGTACTATTAAAGAActttccacattctttacattcatagggtttgtCACCAGTATGAATCAGCTGGTGTTGAATAAGTTTTGAGCCACTAacaaaggctttcccacattccttacattcatagggtttctgaCCAGTATGAATTCTCCAATGTTGTGTAAGATCAGAAGCACTATTAAAGGTctttccacattccttacattcataaggtttttCACCAGTGTGCACTCTTTGATGCTGAATAAGCTTTGAACGCCTTCTAAAGGCTTTCTCACATTCCTTACACtcatagggtttctcaccagtgtgaattctctgatgttgagtGAGAGCTGAGCCACTATTAAAAGCCTTCCCACACTGCTTACATACATAAGGTTTCtcaccagtgtgaattctctgatgtcgaGTAAGGGCTGATCCAAAAGTAAAGGCCTTCTCACATTCATTACATATATATGGCttctcaccagtatgaattctctgatgccgAGTAAGGTGAGAACTACTACGGAAAGCCTTCCCACATtgcttacattcatagggtttctcaccagtgtgTATTCTCTGGTGGCGATTAAGAGCTGACCCACTGCTAAAGGActttccacattccttacattcatagggtttctgaCCAGTATGAATTCTGCAATGTTCAGTAAGATCAGAACCACTACTAAAAGTctttccacattccttacattcataaggtttttCACCAGTGTGCACTCTTTGATGCTGAATAAGCTTTGAATGACTTCTAAAGGCTTTCTCACAGTCCTTACACtcatagggtttctcaccagtgtgaACTCTCTTATGTTGAGTTAGATCTGAACCACTATTAAAagccttcccacattccttacatacataaggtttctcaccagtgtgaattctctgatgtcgaGTAAGGGCTGATCCAAAactaaaggccttcccacattcattacatatATATGGCttctcaccagtatgaattctctgatgccgTGTAAGAGCTGAACCACTACTAAAGGCCATTCCACATGCtttacattcataaggtttctcaccagtatgaattcGCTGATGTTGAGTAAGGTTTGAACCACTGCCAAACGTTTTCCCACAGTccttacattcataaggtttctcaccTGTGTGAATTCTGTGATGCCGAGTGAGGGCTGATTCAAAACTAAAGgacttcccacattccttacactCATAAGGCTTTTCACCACTGTGTATTATCTGATGTCGAATTAGACTTGATCCAAAACTAAAAGCTTTCCCACAATCCTTACATTCATATggtttctcaccagtatgaattctttgatgGTGGGTGAGGTTTGAGCCACTACcaaaggccttcccacattccttacattcataagGCTTCTCACCAGTGTGTATTCTTTGATGGTAAGCAAGGTTTGCACCACTACCAAAGGccttgccacattctttacactCATAAGGTTTCTCACCAGTATGGATTCGCTGATGTCGAATAAGGACTGATACAAAACTAAAAtccttcccacattccttacattcaagGAGTTTCTCAtgagtatgaattctctgatgctgGGTACTGAAAGTGGGCATATCTTCTGGAGTAAATATCATATCAGTGAAATGTCCTTCCTGAGATCCCTGTTTTCTCTCAAACTGGCTTTTACATTTCCAATCACCTCTGAAACTTGAACACTCAATGCTGTGTTTTGTAAGTCTTTCCATTATCTCCCATCAGGATGATTCTATTCCATAAATATCCTTTTTCAGAAATAATGTCTTGTTCTCAACCTTGATTCACagtctgaaagaaaatataaaagcaaatattcatttttgtgtattctgggagaaattaaacttttataatatatatgaaagacttgaatgaaattaattttcataaaaagtgAGTGGCTCATACAATTCTCAAATATGATTGGGCAATTTGAAAAACAGATAAAGAAGGCAGAGAGAATGAGCAAAAGTCACACTAGTAGGTGAAGGAGGTATATaggaaaaaagattaaatcaATTATTCCTAAATGGGAGTTTAGATGAAAATCCCCTGCAGACTTGGGAGCTTAGTAAATATCCAGATATCCTGGATCTGtcctaattttttaagaaaataaatctagTGGCATATACATTTACAAATGAGGATAATTATCATACAAATTTCTTAGGGTTGATTAGAGCATTAAATTTTTACTGAGATCGTTGATCAAGTAATAAATACAATTTGTATATAAACTGAAGGAAATAGAAGACAAAGATAACTCTAGATGTAGCAGTTCCCAGATGAAAGATTAATATGCTGAATACATatggaatgaaaaatgaaaagattcttCTGGGGTTAGAATGTAATTTGTTTATGCCATTTGATAATATTCAATGTTTCCTCCCAATTCTAGGAGGCTAACCTGGGGAGAACAGAAGAAGGGAATCAGCAAGAGCTACAGCAAAGTAACTCAgtctaattttaaaatcagagaggagggaagaaaagataaaagttaaTGTGAAAGTACTAGAAGATTACAAGAAGGAGAAAGATGGATGTGTTTTCTCaacctcaactttttttttttcttcactgtttccctgggtggagtgccatggcatcatcatagctcaaactcttgtgctccatctatccttttgcctcacccttctaagtaggtgggactacaggcacctgccacaatgcctggcctggCTACTTtatctacttttagtagagaagagggatcttgctcttgctcaggctggtcttgaacttccgagcccaagcaatacacctgcctcagccacccaaagtgctaggattatagtcgtgagccaccatgccgagCTTGAACCCCAGCTTTGATGATTACTGAAGGATTCTGGTCACACGTTATATACTTACACATTTACATAAAGTAACTAAGCAGTGTTTTGTAACTTTATTTTGGAAGACTTATTTGCCATAAACAGAGACTAGGAAAgggaatatatttcaaaacatcaattAAGGGCtaggcacctatagctcagcggctagggtgttacccacatacaccagggctggtgggttcaaacccggcctaggcctgccaaacaacaatgacaactacaagaacaacaacaacaacaaaaatagctgggtgacatgagactgtctcaaaaaaaaaaaaaatcaatttcatctGCCTGCAATATTCTCCCATGACCCCTCTATCCACTGTCCTCAGGTTCAGCCTTGCAAGTTTCTGGCCATGGCTTAGGTATCTGGTAAGTGGTATATCTCAATAAAGACATTTCCTGAGAGTGCACTATTAATTATGTACACctcacatttatttctcaaagtatctttttttttgcattttattttgtcatGCATAATTTACACATTCATCCCTAAAATTTAAAACTgttgtatttctttgattatcCGGGTTACATAAACTAACTGAACAGTGTTTGGTAACTATTATTTTGGAaggtatacacatatatgcatatacatggacattattcagccttgaaaaccattttctgtttgctacaacatggatgaacctggaggatatATACAATGTGTGACCGAGTCATATAATGTATGACTTATTTGAGATGAACATAGAACTAGGAAagggaatatatttaaaaacatcccgggcgttgtggcgggcgcctgtagtcccagctaatcgggaggctgaggcaagagaatcccttaagcccaggagttggagattgctgtgagctgtgtgaggccacagcactctaccgagggccataaagtgagactctgtctctacaaaaaaaaaaaaaaaaaaatcaattacgaACCTAAGCAAATACTTCAATCCCTAAAAGGTAAAAACATTCCAGTACTAATCGCTTCCTACAGCTCTTATGGTCAGTTTGTTTAGACCAGGCCTGAATATGTCTTACGTTGTTTGCTACAATAGAGCTAAGCCTCCTGTAGGTAAGGAAAATACCTGTTACTTTAATCAACTTTAATCTTagtacatataaaaaaaaaagccaaaatgtaTTTATGGAATGGCTAATATAATAAacacttttcaaaatatattattattacaaataaacttctaaaaacaaaaatttccctagaaagaaaacatattttctttcaaaaagggCATGGTGATTGATCACATGTAGTTATACCTGTGCCCTTTCTAAAACTTCACTGAAAGGAATGAAaagggcattttaaaaattaataaacccaccaattcaaacattttttttttctttttttgagatagagtctcactttttgccctcggtagagtgctgtggcctcataactcacagcaatctcaaattcctgggcttaagtgatcctcttgcctcagcatcccaagtaactgggactataggcacccaccacaatgcccagctatttttagagacaaggtctccctctggctcaggctggtctcaaacttgtgaggtcaggcaatccacccacctcagcctcccagagtgctgggattacaggtgtgagccactgcacccagcccaatccaaagaattaagaaagaaactgcagggtggcgcctgtggctcagtgagcagggcaccggccccatataccaatggtggtgggttcagacccagccccggccaaactgcaacaaaaaaaaatagccgggtgttgtggcaggcgcctgtagtcccagctactggggaggctgaggcaagagaatcacctaaacccaggagttggaggttgctgtgagctgtgatgtcatagcactctaccaagggtgataaagtgagactctgtctctaaaagaaaaaaaaaagaaagaaagaaactacaggctcagtgcccatagctcagtggttagggcaccagccacatgcaccaggactagTGGGGGTtgaacctggccaaggcctgctaaacaacaatgacaacaataacaagaaaacagccagcattgtggcgggtgcctgtagtcccagctacttgggaggctgaagcaagagaatcaatcacttaagcccaagagtttgagattgctgtgagctgtgatgccatagcactctatcgagggcaacacagtgagactctgtctcaaaaaaaaaaaaaaaaaaaaaccaataaaacaaacaaacaaaaaagggcagcacctgaggctcagtgagtagagcactggccccatatactgagggtagtggtttctttttttttgttttgttttgtttttttagggtagtggtttcgaacctggccctggccaaactgcaacgaaaaaaaaaaaaaaaaggctgggcgttgtggtgggcacctgtagttccagctactcaggaagctgagacaagagaataacctaagcccagaagctggaggttgctgtgagttgtgatgccacagcattctaccaagggcgacaaagtgaggctttgtctctgaaaaaaagttaaaaaaaaaaaaaatacctgcagCAACAAAACATCAGAAGCAGGAAATCATAAAGATAGATGATGACTAACttaacaaataaaagataaaatctaaGGCAAACATAAAACCTAGAAGAACGATTTTTGCTGCAAAACCCCAGAAAGACTGAAGAAATAAAGGAACTCAGTACCTACAAAAGTCTTATTTCTCGTTTTTCAATTATACAAGAATTTAATCAGCTTCTTAGTGCACAGTCTAAATTACAAATAAATCACTATTTCATAAGATATCTGCACCCCCCACactgcagtattattcacaatagccaagacatgaaatcaacctaagtgtccactgatggatgaatggataaagacatTTTTGAACATGTCTttcatgtatatatgtttttgtatatgtacatgaatattattcagcctcaaaAAAGGAGATCCTGCcatttgccacaacatggatgaacctggaggacattaagtgaaataagacagacaCAGAGGAATACTGCATGGTCTCACTTCTATGCGGACTcttaaccaaaaaaattaaaataaatagaatatcaAGTGGTAGTTTACAGGAATTAGAGGGGAGAAAATAGAGAGATGCAGGTCAAAAGATACAACATTGGAGATAAGTAGGATGAATAAGTCTAGAGAATTAATGTAATGAGGACTATAGTCAATAATATTGTGTTGTATTTGGTATTTTGGCTATTTGGTACTCACCACTGAAACCTTTAGAGATAAAACTTGGCTTTACCAATAGTAGAACAACCTGACATCATGTGCTTCCCAACGTAATGTAATAAAATGTTTGCCATCATATCATCTATGTGGTAGGCTTGCCAAAAATATTTAACCTGAATCTATGTCTCCTATCTGTGAGAAAGCCATCAAAGAAACCAAGGTCATGGGGCAGTGTATAAAACAACTGCccttaattctcaaaaaaattcaATGTCACATAACACAAACAAACATGAAAGACAAGTTTAGATTAAAAGAGAAACACGAACCAAAAGCAACATGTGCATCTTGCCTGGATCCTAGATCAAGCAATCAATCAAGTAATGTCCACACCCACAATtgtagctaaataaataaattttggaacTTACTGAATATATTTGAACACAAAATGCCTGCTACAATATTAGTAAGTTAATTGTAAATTTCATAATTTGAGATATATCCTTAATAATGAGgagatagggcagcacctgtggctcaaggtgtagggtgccagccccatacaccgggggtggcgggttcaagcccagcctggcaaaaaaaaaaaagtaataatgagGAGACAGATATCAAAAGTATAAAGGATAAAATGTCAGGATATGCTCaactaattttcaaata is a genomic window containing:
- the LOC128595896 gene encoding zinc finger protein 345, with translation MERLTKHSIECSSFRGDWKCKSQFERKQGSQEGHFTDMIFTPEDMPTFSTQHQRIHTHEKLLECKECGKDFSFVSVLIRHQRIHTGEKPYECKECGKAFGSGANLAYHQRIHTGEKPYECKECGKAFGSGSNLTHHQRIHTGEKPYECKDCGKAFSFGSSLIRHQIIHSGEKPYECKECGKSFSFESALTRHHRIHTGEKPYECKDCGKTFGSGSNLTQHQRIHTGEKPYECKACGMAFSSGSALTRHQRIHTGEKPYICNECGKAFSFGSALTRHQRIHTGEKPYVCKECGKAFNSGSDLTQHKRVHTGEKPYECKDCEKAFRSHSKLIQHQRVHTGEKPYECKECGKTFSSGSDLTEHCRIHTGQKPYECKECGKSFSSGSALNRHQRIHTGEKPYECKQCGKAFRSSSHLTRHQRIHTGEKPYICNECEKAFTFGSALTRHQRIHTGEKPYVCKQCGKAFNSGSALTQHQRIHTGEKPYECKECEKAFRRRSKLIQHQRVHTGEKPYECKECGKTFNSASDLTQHWRIHTGQKPYECKECGKAFVSGSKLIQHQLIHTGDKPYECKECGKFFNSTSALSRHRRIHTGEKPYECKQCGKAFRSSSHLTQHQRIHTSEKRYECKEYGKACGRGSSFQQYKKSHNGEKLCELETQFKLCDKDGFQQIT